From the genome of Anaerolineales bacterium, one region includes:
- a CDS encoding DUF5989 family protein, with product MSEQPRSSLLSRMGIIGELLTFLWKRKRWWLIPMVVILILVVVMLVFAQGSAIAPFIYTLF from the coding sequence ATGAGTGAACAACCTCGCAGCAGTCTACTTTCCCGCATGGGAATCATCGGAGAATTGCTTACCTTTCTATGGAAGCGAAAACGCTGGTGGTTGATCCCCATGGTGGTCATCTTGATTCTGGTGGTGGTGATGCTGGTGTTCGCCCAGGGATCGGCGATTGCGCCCTTCATCTACACTCTTTTCTAA
- a CDS encoding efflux RND transporter periplasmic adaptor subunit has product MREKRIHWLMIGIILLGGVLSACSGGGSNQLRASGVVEAVEVVVAPELAGRVVEVFVEEGDSVQAGEALFRMDGEALTQQIAQAEAAHKSALASRSAAQSMLDSAKAGLSAAQAGVELANLQYEMELAAARAQDSPTRTQAWAEVFPYSFDLPAWYFEQSEYLAGAEAEIDAASKMLEEERTNYEAVIKATGSDKLTAAQERLLDAQAAFEVARELWERRVASLDRSYMDDFIDDIYDKAKDELEAAQDDYDSLLSEEEAKDVLEARAHLAVAIERYETALDQRDQLLVGRESLRVQAAQAGVKQAEANLTVAQAAVNQAQAAVEQAGTAEAQTQAALDLLEVQLEKLTVESAVSGVVMTRSVEPGEVAVPGMTLMTIGQLDRLTITVYLPEDRYGQIDIGDEAEVSVDSFPDQTFQAVVIRIANQAEYTPRNVQTQEDRQTTVYAVDLSVEDSSNSLKPGMPADVVFVTAAE; this is encoded by the coding sequence ATGCGTGAAAAACGAATCCATTGGCTAATGATCGGTATCATCCTGTTGGGCGGAGTGCTGAGTGCATGTTCCGGCGGCGGATCGAATCAGCTTCGTGCTTCCGGAGTGGTCGAAGCCGTCGAGGTGGTCGTGGCGCCGGAACTGGCGGGGCGAGTGGTCGAAGTGTTCGTGGAGGAAGGCGATTCCGTCCAGGCGGGCGAGGCGCTCTTCCGCATGGACGGTGAAGCTTTGACCCAACAGATCGCACAGGCCGAGGCGGCCCACAAATCCGCACTGGCCAGCCGGAGTGCGGCGCAAAGCATGCTCGATTCGGCCAAAGCCGGGTTATCAGCCGCGCAAGCGGGCGTGGAATTGGCCAACTTGCAGTATGAAATGGAACTGGCGGCCGCTCGAGCCCAGGATTCCCCCACTCGCACGCAGGCCTGGGCGGAGGTCTTTCCCTACAGCTTCGATCTGCCCGCCTGGTATTTCGAGCAATCGGAGTACCTCGCCGGCGCTGAAGCCGAGATCGATGCGGCGAGTAAAATGCTGGAGGAGGAACGGACCAATTACGAGGCCGTTATTAAGGCAACGGGGTCCGATAAGTTGACCGCCGCGCAAGAGCGATTGTTGGATGCGCAGGCTGCGTTTGAAGTGGCCCGGGAACTCTGGGAACGGCGGGTTGCCTCGTTGGATCGAAGCTACATGGACGATTTCATCGACGATATCTACGACAAAGCGAAGGACGAGCTGGAGGCGGCGCAGGACGATTACGATTCGCTGCTGAGTGAGGAAGAGGCCAAGGACGTGCTCGAAGCACGCGCCCATCTGGCTGTGGCGATCGAACGCTACGAGACCGCATTGGACCAACGCGATCAGCTTCTGGTGGGACGTGAATCGCTGCGCGTGCAGGCTGCGCAGGCCGGAGTCAAACAGGCCGAAGCGAATTTGACCGTGGCGCAGGCCGCCGTAAACCAGGCGCAAGCTGCGGTGGAACAAGCCGGAACGGCCGAGGCGCAAACCCAGGCGGCCCTGGATTTGCTCGAAGTGCAGCTCGAGAAACTGACCGTCGAGTCCGCGGTGTCGGGCGTGGTGATGACGCGCAGCGTCGAGCCCGGAGAGGTGGCCGTACCGGGAATGACGCTTATGACCATCGGGCAGCTGGACCGTCTGACCATCACCGTTTATCTGCCGGAGGATCGCTACGGGCAGATCGACATCGGTGACGAGGCCGAAGTGAGCGTGGATTCGTTCCCCGACCAGACTTTCCAGGCGGTCGTGATACGCATCGCAAACCAGGCGGAGTACACCCCGCGCAACGTGCAAACCCAGGAAGACCGCCAGACAACGGTTTACGCGGTTGATTTGTCGGTAGAAGATTCGAGCAATTCGCTCAAACCCGGCATGCCGGCAGATGTGGTGTTCGTGACCGCTGCGGAATGA
- a CDS encoding ABC transporter ATP-binding protein has translation MNTKDNNRAIIARDLTKQFGDFTAVDGIDFEVHRGEIFGFLGPNGSGKTTTIRMMLGLLKPTQGTVQVLGVPVLEHPERIRSRVGYMSQRFSLYNDLTVRHNLTFYGKVYGLSNAELEERIQTALKMAGLEEHEHSKTRELSGGWRQRLALSAAILHRPELVFLDEPTAGVDPVSRRAFWDLLYDLIVQGVTVFVTTHYMDEAEHCHRLAFLQRGKIIARGSPRSIKESMMRGQVLEIAPADAERAVKVLRAAQESGKLALESVELYGSLLHVTVADVQASEKAIRKELRGASIDPGTITVVEPSLEDVFIASMR, from the coding sequence GATTTCACCGCAGTCGATGGGATCGATTTCGAGGTGCATCGTGGGGAAATCTTCGGATTCCTAGGCCCCAATGGCTCGGGAAAAACGACCACGATTCGTATGATGCTCGGTTTGTTGAAGCCCACCCAGGGCACGGTGCAGGTGCTGGGGGTGCCGGTGCTCGAGCACCCGGAACGCATTCGGAGCCGGGTGGGTTACATGTCCCAGCGTTTCAGCCTGTACAACGATCTCACCGTGCGCCACAATCTCACTTTCTACGGCAAGGTCTACGGGCTTTCCAATGCGGAATTGGAAGAGCGCATCCAGACAGCCCTGAAGATGGCCGGGCTGGAGGAGCACGAGCACTCGAAAACGCGCGAACTTTCCGGCGGCTGGCGCCAGCGTTTGGCGCTGAGCGCGGCGATCCTTCACCGTCCCGAACTGGTCTTCCTGGATGAACCGACGGCCGGCGTCGATCCGGTATCGCGGCGGGCGTTTTGGGATTTGCTCTACGATTTGATCGTCCAGGGCGTGACGGTCTTCGTCACCACCCATTACATGGATGAGGCGGAACACTGCCACCGTCTGGCTTTCCTCCAGCGCGGCAAGATCATCGCACGCGGCTCGCCGAGATCGATCAAGGAAAGCATGATGCGCGGCCAGGTTCTGGAGATCGCGCCTGCGGACGCCGAACGAGCGGTCAAGGTACTGCGTGCGGCACAGGAATCCGGCAAGTTGGCGCTGGAAAGTGTGGAATTATACGGATCACTGCTCCACGTGACGGTAGCCGACGTGCAGGCGAGTGAGAAGGCCATCCGGAAGGAACTGCGCGGGGCAAGCATCGACCCGGGCACGATCACGGTCGTCGAGCCCTCGCTGGAAGACGTATTTATCGCCAGTATGCGTTGA